One part of the Pseudomonas sp. MYb118 genome encodes these proteins:
- a CDS encoding cytosine permease: MAVQDARAGNKPLIEKRSIDYIPEAERHGRLFSQFTLWMGANLQITAIVTGALAVVLGGDVFWSLIGLFIGQLLGGGVMALHAAQGPKLGLPQMISSRVQFGVYGAAIPIVLVCLMYLGFTATGTVLSGQALGQLFGVSDTVGILIFASVIVLVTVLGYRVIHFIGRVASIIGVIAFVYLFSRLMSQTDVGALLQIRQFSWSSFLLAVSLAASWQIAFGPYVADYSRYLPSSTSSVKTFFAAGAGSVIGAQVAMILGVFAAASANGQYAGHEVAYIVGFAGSGATAALLYFSIAFGKVTISTLNSYGSFMCIATIISGFRGRLEVTRLQRLVFVLVIVGAATLIALLGQHSFLGAFKSFILFLLAFFTPWSAINLVDYYCITRERYDVPALADPNGRYGRWNLLGISIYVFGVLVQLPFISTKFYTGPLVAALGDVDISWIIGLVLPAALYYICAKKWHGSVPDQLILPVEQGSVVQPKTSGNGRAAAQA, from the coding sequence ATGGCTGTCCAAGACGCACGTGCAGGCAACAAACCGTTGATCGAAAAACGCTCGATCGACTACATCCCGGAAGCGGAAAGACACGGTCGTCTGTTCAGCCAGTTCACCCTGTGGATGGGCGCCAACCTGCAAATCACCGCGATCGTGACCGGTGCATTGGCGGTGGTGCTGGGCGGTGATGTGTTCTGGTCGTTGATCGGCTTGTTCATCGGTCAACTGCTGGGCGGCGGGGTCATGGCGTTGCACGCGGCGCAAGGGCCCAAACTGGGCTTGCCGCAGATGATCTCCAGCCGCGTGCAGTTCGGGGTCTATGGTGCGGCGATCCCGATCGTGCTGGTGTGCCTGATGTACCTGGGGTTCACCGCCACGGGCACCGTGCTGTCCGGCCAGGCCCTGGGGCAGTTGTTCGGCGTCAGCGACACCGTCGGCATCCTCATCTTCGCCAGTGTCATCGTGCTGGTCACGGTGCTGGGCTACCGGGTGATCCATTTCATCGGTCGTGTCGCCAGCATCATCGGCGTGATTGCCTTCGTTTACCTGTTCAGTCGCCTGATGAGCCAGACGGATGTGGGCGCGCTCCTGCAAATCCGTCAATTCAGCTGGAGCAGCTTCCTGCTGGCGGTGTCGCTCGCGGCCTCCTGGCAGATCGCTTTCGGCCCCTACGTGGCTGACTATTCCCGTTACCTGCCAAGCAGCACTTCGTCGGTGAAAACCTTTTTCGCCGCCGGGGCAGGTTCGGTCATCGGCGCCCAGGTGGCGATGATCCTCGGTGTGTTCGCCGCAGCTTCCGCCAACGGCCAATACGCCGGCCACGAAGTGGCGTACATCGTCGGTTTCGCCGGCAGTGGTGCCACCGCTGCGCTGCTGTACTTCAGCATCGCATTCGGCAAGGTGACCATTTCCACGCTGAACTCCTACGGCAGCTTCATGTGCATCGCTACCATCATCAGCGGCTTCCGTGGCCGCCTGGAAGTGACGCGCCTGCAACGCCTGGTGTTCGTGCTGGTGATCGTCGGCGCGGCGACCCTGATCGCCCTGCTGGGCCAGCACTCGTTCCTTGGTGCGTTCAAGTCTTTCATCCTGTTCCTGCTGGCGTTCTTCACGCCTTGGAGCGCAATCAACCTGGTGGACTACTACTGTATTACCCGCGAACGCTATGACGTGCCGGCACTGGCCGATCCCAATGGCCGCTATGGCCGCTGGAACCTGCTGGGTATCAGCATCTACGTGTTCGGTGTGCTGGTGCAGTTGCCGTTCATCTCCACCAAGTTCTATACCGGCCCGTTGGTCGCTGCATTGGGCGATGTGGACATCTCCTGGATCATCGGCCTGGTTCTGCCTGCTGCGCTGTACTACATCTGCGCGAAAAAATGGCACGGTTCGGTACCCGATCAACTGATCCTGCCAGTCGAGCAGGGCAGTGTTGTACAACCTAAAACAAGCGGAAACGGTCGCGCTGCGGCGCAGGCCTGA
- a CDS encoding ABC transporter substrate-binding protein has product MKSNKTLLTTLLSMGLLASAGATQAAGWCESGKPVKFAGLNWESGMLLTDVLQVVLEKGYGCKTDSLPGNSITMENALSSNDIQIFAEEWVGRSEVWNKAEKAGKVVGVGAPIVGAIEGWYVPRYVITGDPERKIEAKAPDLKNVADLGKYAAIFKDPEEPSKGRFYNCPAGWTCELDNSEMLKSYGLESTYTNFRPGTGPALDAAVLSSYKRKEPILFYYWSPTPLMGQIDAVKLEEKPGVDKSVSIKVGLSKTFHDEAPELVEVLTKVNLPIDLLNQNLGRMAKERIESPKLAKIFLKEHPEVWHAWVSEDAAKKIDAAL; this is encoded by the coding sequence ATGAAATCGAACAAGACCCTGCTGACCACATTGCTTTCCATGGGCCTGCTGGCCAGTGCCGGCGCCACCCAGGCGGCCGGTTGGTGCGAGTCGGGCAAACCTGTGAAGTTCGCCGGCCTGAACTGGGAAAGCGGCATGCTGCTGACCGACGTCCTGCAAGTGGTCCTGGAAAAAGGCTACGGCTGCAAGACCGACAGCCTGCCGGGCAACTCCATCACCATGGAAAACGCCCTGAGCAGTAACGACATCCAGATCTTTGCCGAAGAGTGGGTCGGCCGCAGTGAGGTCTGGAACAAGGCCGAGAAGGCCGGCAAGGTCGTCGGTGTCGGTGCGCCGATCGTGGGGGCGATCGAAGGCTGGTACGTGCCGCGCTACGTGATCACAGGCGATCCCGAACGCAAGATCGAAGCCAAGGCGCCGGACCTGAAAAACGTCGCTGACCTGGGCAAGTACGCAGCGATCTTCAAGGACCCGGAAGAGCCGTCCAAGGGCCGTTTCTACAACTGCCCGGCCGGTTGGACCTGTGAGCTGGACAACAGCGAAATGCTCAAGAGCTACGGCCTGGAAAGCACCTACACCAACTTCCGCCCAGGCACCGGCCCGGCGCTGGATGCGGCGGTGCTGTCGAGCTACAAGCGCAAGGAACCGATCCTGTTCTACTACTGGTCGCCAACCCCGCTGATGGGCCAGATCGACGCGGTCAAACTCGAAGAGAAACCGGGTGTCGACAAGTCCGTGAGCATCAAGGTCGGCCTGTCCAAGACCTTCCACGACGAAGCGCCGGAACTGGTCGAAGTGCTGACCAAGGTCAACCTGCCGATCGACCTGCTGAACCAGAACCTGGGCCGCATGGCGAAGGAACGTATCGAGTCGCCAAAACTGGCGAAAATCTTCCTCAAGGAACATCCTGAAGTCTGGCACGCATGGGTGAGCGAAGACGCAGCCAAGAAAATCGACGCGGCCTTGTAG
- a CDS encoding ABC transporter permease, with protein sequence MFPESFTFSIADWVNGWVDSLVTNYGDVFRHISDTLLWAIVNLEGLLRAAPWWLMLAIVAGVAWHATRKVVTTAVIVGLLFLVGAVGLWDKLMQTLALMLVATIISVLIGVPLGILSARSNRLRSVLMPLLDIMQTMPSFVYLIPVLMLFGLGKVPAIFATVIYAAPPLIRLTDLGIRQVDGEVMEAINAFGANRWQQLFGVQLPLALPSIMAGINQTTMMALSMVVIASMIGARGLGEDVLVGIQTLNVGRGLEAGLAIVILAVVIDRITQAYGRARHEVSK encoded by the coding sequence ATGTTTCCCGAAAGCTTTACCTTTTCCATCGCCGACTGGGTCAACGGTTGGGTCGATTCGCTGGTCACCAACTACGGCGATGTGTTCCGCCACATCTCCGACACCCTGTTGTGGGCCATCGTCAATCTCGAAGGGCTGCTGCGTGCCGCGCCCTGGTGGCTGATGCTGGCGATCGTCGCCGGCGTGGCCTGGCATGCGACCCGCAAAGTGGTGACCACCGCGGTCATCGTCGGCCTGTTGTTCCTGGTGGGTGCGGTTGGCCTGTGGGACAAGCTGATGCAGACCCTGGCGCTGATGCTGGTGGCAACGATCATTTCGGTACTGATCGGCGTGCCGCTGGGCATCCTCTCGGCACGCAGCAATCGCCTGCGTTCGGTGCTGATGCCGCTGCTGGACATCATGCAGACCATGCCGAGCTTCGTGTACCTGATCCCGGTGCTGATGCTGTTCGGCCTGGGCAAGGTGCCAGCGATCTTCGCCACCGTGATCTACGCCGCGCCGCCGCTGATCCGCCTGACTGACCTGGGTATTCGTCAGGTCGATGGTGAAGTGATGGAAGCGATCAACGCCTTCGGCGCCAACCGCTGGCAGCAACTGTTCGGCGTGCAACTGCCGCTGGCCCTGCCGAGCATCATGGCTGGCATCAACCAGACCACCATGATGGCCCTGTCGATGGTGGTGATCGCCTCGATGATCGGTGCCCGTGGACTGGGCGAGGACGTGCTGGTGGGCATCCAGACCCTCAACGTCGGCCGTGGCCTGGAAGCGGGCCTGGCGATCGTGATTCTGGCCGTGGTGATCGACCGCATTACGCAGGCGTATGGTCGCGCCCGGCATGAGGTGAGCAAATGA
- a CDS encoding glycine betaine/L-proline ABC transporter ATP-binding protein: MNNASVSKIEVKNVFKIFGNRAKDALGLIGQGKSKDQVLAETGCVVGVNDLSLSIGSGEIFVIMGLSGSGKSTLVRHFNRLIDPTSGAILVDGEDILQYDMDALREFRRRKISMVFQSFGLLPHKTVVENVAYGLKVRGESKQMCSERALHWINTVGLKGYENKFPHQLSGGMRQRVGLARALAADTDIILMDEAFSALDPLIRAEMQDQLLELQKTLHKTIVFITHDLDEAVRIGNRIAILKDGRLIQVGTPREILHSPADEYVDRFVQRRAAVV; encoded by the coding sequence ATGAACAACGCAAGCGTAAGCAAGATCGAAGTCAAGAACGTCTTCAAGATTTTCGGCAACCGTGCCAAGGATGCACTGGGCCTGATCGGCCAGGGCAAGAGCAAGGACCAGGTGCTGGCCGAAACCGGCTGCGTGGTCGGGGTCAACGACCTGTCGCTGAGCATTGGCAGCGGTGAGATCTTCGTGATCATGGGCTTGTCGGGGTCTGGTAAATCGACCCTGGTGCGCCACTTCAACCGCCTGATCGACCCGACCAGCGGCGCGATCCTGGTGGACGGCGAAGACATCCTGCAATACGACATGGATGCCCTGCGCGAATTTCGCCGGCGCAAGATCAGCATGGTGTTCCAGAGCTTCGGCCTGCTGCCGCACAAGACCGTGGTCGAGAACGTCGCCTACGGCCTGAAAGTGCGTGGCGAGAGCAAGCAGATGTGCTCCGAGCGGGCGCTGCACTGGATCAACACCGTGGGCCTGAAGGGCTACGAAAACAAGTTCCCGCACCAGCTTTCCGGCGGTATGCGCCAGCGTGTCGGCCTGGCCCGCGCCTTGGCGGCGGACACCGACATCATCCTGATGGACGAAGCGTTCAGCGCCCTTGACCCATTGATCCGCGCCGAGATGCAGGATCAGTTGCTGGAGCTGCAAAAGACCCTGCACAAGACCATCGTCTTCATCACCCACGACCTCGACGAGGCCGTGCGCATCGGCAACCGCATCGCGATCCTCAAGGACGGCCGCCTGATCCAGGTCGGCACGCCACGCGAGATCCTGCATTCGCCAGCGGATGAGTATGTCGACCGGTTCGTGCAGCGGCGGGCGGCGGTGGTTTGA
- the hutH gene encoding histidine ammonia-lyase, whose amino-acid sequence MSQAEKIVIADAPLRWQDVVAVARHGAQLELAPQAWARIENAQAIVQRIVASGERAYGVNTGLGALCNVSLADEQLSQLSRNTLLSHACGVGPVLTNEQTRAILCAAIRNFSQGKSGIHRRVVEALLALLNRGITPQVPSQGSVGYLTHMAHIGIALLGVGNVSYRGQVVTAQQALAEEGLQPVQLGAKDGLCLVNGTPCMTGLSALAIDDATRLLQWADVISAMSFEAQRGQIAAFDAEIIALKPHPGMQRVGVNLRALLDGSEVIATSKGIRTQDALSIRSIPQVHGAVRDQLAHAIEQIEIELNGCTDNPLLLGTPDNFRIMSQANPHGQSVAMAADLLAIAMAEIGSIAERRLDRLINPHVSGLPAFLVANPGVNSGMMIVQYVAASLCAENRQLAQPAVLDNYVTSGLQEDHLSMGTNAALKLHRALENCTQILAIEYLLAAQAFEFLKEQRFGAGTDTAWRLLRERVPAYDQDRWLAPDIAAAAGVLKDTGLLQKALPNLH is encoded by the coding sequence ATGTCCCAGGCTGAAAAAATCGTAATCGCCGATGCCCCGTTGCGTTGGCAGGATGTGGTCGCGGTAGCCCGTCACGGCGCGCAGCTCGAGCTGGCGCCGCAGGCCTGGGCGCGTATCGAGAATGCCCAGGCCATCGTCCAGCGCATTGTCGCCAGCGGCGAGCGCGCCTATGGCGTCAACACCGGCCTGGGCGCGTTGTGCAACGTGTCGCTGGCTGACGAACAGCTCAGCCAACTGTCGCGCAACACCCTGCTCAGCCACGCCTGCGGCGTCGGCCCGGTGCTGACCAATGAGCAGACCCGCGCCATCCTGTGCGCGGCGATCCGCAATTTCAGCCAGGGCAAATCCGGTATCCATCGCCGCGTGGTCGAGGCCCTGCTGGCGTTGCTCAATCGCGGCATCACCCCGCAGGTGCCGTCTCAGGGTTCGGTGGGTTACCTGACCCACATGGCGCACATCGGCATCGCGCTGCTCGGCGTCGGCAATGTCAGCTACCGCGGGCAGGTCGTGACGGCGCAACAGGCGTTGGCCGAAGAGGGTCTGCAACCGGTGCAGCTGGGGGCCAAGGACGGTCTGTGCCTGGTCAACGGCACGCCGTGTATGACCGGCTTGAGCGCCCTGGCCATCGACGATGCCACGCGCCTGCTGCAATGGGCCGATGTCATCAGTGCCATGAGCTTCGAAGCCCAGCGCGGCCAGATCGCCGCGTTCGATGCCGAGATCATCGCGCTCAAACCGCACCCGGGCATGCAGCGGGTGGGCGTCAACCTGCGCGCCTTGCTCGACGGCAGCGAAGTGATCGCGACGAGCAAGGGCATCCGCACCCAGGACGCGCTGAGCATCCGCTCGATCCCGCAGGTCCACGGCGCCGTGCGTGATCAACTGGCGCATGCCATCGAGCAAATTGAAATCGAACTCAACGGCTGCACCGACAACCCGTTGCTGCTGGGCACCCCGGATAATTTCCGCATCATGTCCCAGGCCAACCCGCACGGTCAGTCGGTGGCGATGGCCGCTGATCTGCTGGCCATCGCCATGGCGGAAATCGGCTCGATTGCCGAACGGCGTCTCGACCGCCTGATCAACCCGCACGTCAGCGGCCTGCCGGCGTTCCTGGTGGCCAACCCGGGGGTGAACTCGGGGATGATGATCGTGCAATATGTCGCCGCGTCGCTGTGTGCGGAGAACCGCCAGCTGGCGCAACCGGCGGTACTCGACAACTACGTTACCTCGGGCCTGCAGGAAGACCACCTGAGCATGGGCACCAACGCCGCATTGAAGCTGCATCGCGCCCTGGAAAACTGCACGCAGATCCTCGCCATCGAGTACCTGCTGGCGGCCCAGGCCTTCGAATTCCTTAAGGAGCAGCGCTTTGGCGCCGGCACCGATACCGCCTGGCGCCTGCTGCGCGAGCGGGTCCCGGCCTACGACCAGGACCGCTGGCTGGCGCCGGACATCGCCGCCGCTGCCGGCGTGCTGAAAGACACGGGCCTGCTGCAAAAGGCCTTGCCGAATTTGCATTGA
- the hutH gene encoding histidine ammonia-lyase, producing the protein MTALNLIPGQLSLAQLRDVYQQPVTLTLDSSASAQIEASVACVEQILAENRTAYGINTGFGLLASTRIASEDLENLQRSLVLSHAAGVGEPISDALVRLIMVLKVNSLSRGFSGIRRVVIDALIALVNAEVYPHIPLKGSVGASGDLAPLAHMSLVLLGEGKARYKGEWLPATEALKVAGLTPLTLAAKEGLALLNGTQVSTAYALRGLFEGEDLFAGALSLGALTVEAVLGSRSPFDARIHAARGQKGQIDAAAAYRDLLGERSEVSDSHQNCEKVQDPYSLRCQPQVMGACLTQFRQAAEVLAIEANAVSDNPLVFAAEGDVISGGNFHAEPVAMAADNMALAIAEIGSLSERRISLMMDKHMSQLPPFLVANGGVNSGFMIAQVTAAALASDNKALSHPHSVDSLPTSANQEDHVSMAPAAGKRLWEMAENTRGILAVEWLAAAQGLDLRNGLKTSPKLEKARAILRNEVPFYEKDRFFAPDINAATELLASRCLTDLAPGKLLPSL; encoded by the coding sequence ATGACTGCGCTGAACCTGATTCCCGGCCAACTGAGCCTGGCCCAACTGCGTGACGTCTATCAGCAACCGGTCACGCTGACCCTCGACAGCAGCGCCTCGGCCCAGATCGAAGCCAGCGTCGCCTGCGTGGAGCAGATCCTCGCCGAGAACCGCACCGCCTACGGCATCAACACCGGCTTCGGCCTGCTGGCCTCGACCCGTATCGCCAGCGAAGACCTGGAAAACCTGCAGCGCTCGCTGGTGCTGTCCCACGCCGCCGGTGTCGGCGAGCCGATCAGCGACGCGCTGGTGCGCCTGATCATGGTGCTCAAGGTCAACAGCCTGAGCCGTGGTTTCTCCGGCATTCGCCGTGTGGTGATCGACGCGCTCATCGCCCTGGTCAACGCCGAGGTCTACCCGCACATTCCGTTGAAAGGCTCGGTCGGTGCATCCGGTGACCTGGCGCCGCTGGCCCACATGTCGCTGGTGCTGCTGGGCGAAGGCAAGGCGCGCTACAAGGGCGAATGGCTGCCGGCCACCGAGGCGCTGAAAGTCGCAGGTCTGACCCCGCTGACCTTGGCGGCGAAAGAAGGCCTGGCGCTGCTCAACGGCACCCAGGTGTCCACCGCCTATGCCTTGCGTGGCCTGTTCGAAGGTGAAGACCTGTTCGCCGGCGCCCTGTCCCTGGGCGCGCTGACTGTTGAAGCGGTGCTGGGCTCGCGCTCGCCATTCGATGCGCGCATCCACGCTGCCCGTGGCCAGAAAGGCCAGATCGACGCCGCTGCTGCTTACCGCGATTTGCTCGGTGAGCGCAGCGAAGTGTCCGACTCCCACCAGAACTGCGAGAAGGTCCAGGACCCGTACTCCCTGCGCTGCCAGCCGCAGGTCATGGGCGCCTGCCTCACCCAGTTCCGCCAGGCCGCCGAAGTGCTGGCCATCGAAGCCAACGCCGTCTCCGACAACCCGTTGGTGTTCGCCGCTGAAGGTGACGTGATCTCCGGTGGCAACTTCCACGCCGAACCTGTCGCCATGGCCGCCGACAACATGGCCCTGGCCATCGCCGAAATCGGCTCGCTGAGCGAGCGCCGTATCTCGCTGATGATGGACAAGCACATGTCGCAATTGCCGCCATTCCTGGTGGCCAACGGTGGGGTGAACTCCGGCTTCATGATCGCCCAGGTGACGGCGGCGGCCCTGGCCAGCGACAACAAGGCGTTGTCCCATCCGCATTCGGTGGACAGCCTGCCGACCTCGGCCAACCAGGAAGACCACGTGTCCATGGCCCCGGCCGCCGGCAAGCGCCTGTGGGAAATGGCCGAGAACACCCGTGGCATTCTCGCCGTGGAGTGGCTGGCAGCGGCCCAGGGCCTGGACCTGCGCAACGGCCTGAAGACCTCGCCGAAACTGGAAAAGGCTCGCGCCATCCTGCGTAACGAAGTGCCGTTCTACGAGAAGGACCGCTTCTTTGCCCCGGACATCAACGCGGCCACCGAGCTGCTGGCTTCGCGGTGCCTGACTGATCTGGCGCCGGGCAAGTTGTTGCCGAGTCTGTAA
- the hutI gene encoding imidazolonepropionase, producing MKTLWQHCHVATMAQGVYSIIEDAAIVTSGALIEWIGPRAELPSGEYPAVNDLNGAWVTPGLIDCHTHTVFGGNRSGEFEQRLQGVSYAEIAAAGGGIASTVRATRAASEDELFASAAKRLNSLMRDGVTSIEIKSGYGLDLASERKMLRVARRLGAELPISVRSTCLAAHALPPGYKDRADDYIEHICAEMLPALAAEGLVDAVDAFCEYLAFSPAQVERVFVTAQELGLPVKLHAEQLSSLHGSSLAARYHALSADHLEFMDEDDAIAMAASGTVAVLLPGAFYFLRETQLPPMDALRKHGVKIAIASDLNPGTSPALSLRLMLNMACTCFRMTPEEALAGATIHAATALGMGHSHGSLETGKVADFVAWQIDRPADLSYWLGGDLEKRVVRHGVETRFSESSCG from the coding sequence ATGAAAACGCTCTGGCAACACTGCCACGTCGCAACCATGGCGCAGGGCGTCTACTCGATCATCGAGGACGCGGCCATCGTGACGTCCGGTGCGCTCATTGAGTGGATCGGCCCACGCGCCGAACTGCCGTCCGGCGAGTACCCGGCGGTCAACGATTTGAACGGGGCCTGGGTCACGCCGGGCCTGATCGACTGCCACACCCACACGGTGTTCGGCGGTAACCGCAGCGGTGAATTCGAACAGCGCCTGCAAGGCGTCAGCTACGCCGAGATCGCCGCTGCCGGTGGCGGCATCGCCAGCACGGTGCGCGCCACGCGGGCGGCCAGCGAAGACGAGCTGTTCGCCAGCGCCGCCAAGCGACTGAACAGCTTGATGCGCGACGGCGTCACCAGCATCGAAATCAAGTCCGGCTACGGCCTGGACCTGGCCAGCGAACGCAAGATGCTGCGGGTCGCCCGACGTCTGGGTGCCGAACTGCCGATCAGCGTGCGCAGCACCTGTCTGGCGGCCCACGCCCTGCCGCCGGGATACAAGGATCGCGCCGACGACTACATCGAACACATCTGCGCTGAAATGCTTCCGGCTCTGGCCGCCGAAGGGCTGGTGGATGCCGTGGACGCCTTCTGCGAGTACCTGGCGTTTTCCCCGGCGCAGGTCGAGCGGGTGTTCGTCACCGCGCAAGAGCTGGGCTTGCCGGTCAAGCTGCACGCCGAGCAATTGTCGTCGTTGCACGGTTCGAGCCTGGCGGCGCGCTACCACGCCCTGTCCGCCGATCACCTGGAGTTCATGGACGAAGACGACGCCATCGCCATGGCCGCCTCCGGCACCGTCGCCGTGTTGCTACCGGGGGCGTTCTACTTCCTGCGCGAAACCCAGTTGCCGCCGATGGACGCCCTGCGCAAGCACGGGGTGAAAATCGCCATCGCCAGCGACCTCAACCCCGGCACCTCGCCGGCGCTGTCGCTGCGCCTGATGCTGAACATGGCCTGCACCTGTTTCCGTATGACCCCGGAAGAAGCCCTGGCCGGCGCGACGATTCACGCCGCCACCGCGCTGGGCATGGGCCACAGCCATGGCTCGCTGGAGACCGGCAAGGTCGCGGACTTCGTCGCCTGGCAAATTGATCGTCCCGCCGACCTGTCGTACTGGCTGGGCGGTGACCTGGAAAAACGCGTCGTGCGTCACGGCGTGGAAACTCGCTTTTCGGAGAGCAGTTGTGGATAA
- the hutG gene encoding N-formylglutamate deformylase, translated as MDKVLSFKQGRVPLLISMPHAGVRLTPAVEAGLIADAKSLPDTDWHIPTLYDFANELGASTLAAEYSRFVIDLNRPSDDKPLYAGATTGLYPSTLFDGIALFREGMEPTKAERATYLEQVWTPYHQTLQNELARLKAEFGYALLFDAHSIRTIIPHLFDGKLPDFNLGTFNGASCDPQLATQLEAICARHPNYTHVLNGRFKGGHITRHYGNPADNIHAVQLELGQCTYMEEFEPFRYRPDLAAPTQVVLKELLQGLLAWGQEHYKA; from the coding sequence GTGGATAAGGTTCTGAGTTTCAAACAAGGCCGCGTGCCGCTGCTGATCAGCATGCCCCACGCTGGCGTACGCCTGACCCCGGCGGTCGAGGCCGGGCTGATCGCCGACGCGAAAAGCCTGCCGGACACCGACTGGCACATCCCGACCCTGTACGACTTCGCCAACGAACTGGGCGCCAGCACCCTGGCCGCCGAGTATTCGCGCTTTGTCATCGACCTGAACCGCCCCTCGGACGACAAACCGTTGTACGCCGGCGCGACCACGGGTCTGTACCCCTCGACTCTGTTCGATGGTATTGCCCTGTTCCGCGAGGGCATGGAGCCTACGAAGGCCGAGCGCGCGACGTACCTTGAGCAGGTGTGGACGCCGTATCACCAGACCCTGCAGAACGAACTGGCACGGCTCAAGGCCGAGTTCGGCTATGCGCTGCTGTTTGACGCGCACTCGATCCGCACGATCATCCCGCACCTGTTCGACGGCAAGCTGCCGGACTTCAACCTCGGCACCTTCAACGGCGCCAGTTGCGATCCGCAGTTGGCGACGCAACTGGAAGCGATCTGTGCACGGCACCCCAACTACACCCACGTGCTCAACGGCCGCTTCAAGGGTGGCCACATCACCCGGCATTACGGCAACCCGGCGGACAACATCCACGCGGTGCAACTGGAGCTGGGCCAGTGCACCTACATGGAAGAGTTCGAACCGTTCCGCTACCGCCCGGACCTGGCGGCACCGACCCAGGTGGTGCTCAAGGAATTGTTGCAAGGGTTGCTGGCCTGGGGGCAAGAGCACTACAAGGCCTGA
- a CDS encoding choline ABC transporter substrate-binding protein yields MNALFTRCLLILCGTALLSTPVLAIDDASCKTVRMGVVNWTDVIATSGVADVLLNGLGYESKQTSAVQQIIFAGIRDKRLDIFLGYWKPAMDKNIAPFLEAKQVRVMAKPSLADAQATLAVPDYVAAAGLKTFADIAKFKDQLGGKIYGIEPGSGANTTIKTMIETNHFGLKDFKLIESGEAGMLAAVQRAVNRKEFVVFVGWTPHPMNINMNIAYLTGSEDVYGPNEGAATVSTVTSPDYAERCPNVNRLLENLTFTAAQESQLMVPIMERQTAQDVARKWLREHPEDLQRWLAGVSSFDGKDGVATVQASLNN; encoded by the coding sequence ATCAACGCTCTGTTTACCCGCTGTCTCCTGATCCTCTGCGGTACCGCTCTGTTGAGTACTCCTGTCCTGGCCATTGACGACGCGTCCTGCAAGACCGTGCGTATGGGTGTGGTCAACTGGACCGATGTCATCGCCACCAGCGGCGTGGCCGATGTGCTGCTCAATGGCCTGGGTTACGAAAGCAAGCAGACCAGCGCCGTGCAGCAGATCATCTTCGCCGGCATCCGCGACAAGCGTCTCGATATCTTCCTCGGTTACTGGAAACCGGCGATGGACAAGAACATCGCCCCGTTCCTCGAAGCCAAGCAGGTCCGGGTCATGGCCAAGCCGAGCCTGGCCGATGCCCAGGCCACCCTCGCGGTGCCGGACTACGTGGCGGCTGCGGGCCTGAAGACCTTTGCCGACATCGCAAAATTCAAGGATCAGCTCGGCGGCAAAATCTACGGCATCGAGCCGGGCAGTGGTGCCAACACCACGATCAAGACCATGATCGAAACCAACCACTTCGGCCTCAAGGATTTCAAACTGATCGAGTCCGGTGAAGCCGGCATGCTCGCCGCCGTTCAACGGGCGGTGAACCGCAAGGAGTTCGTGGTGTTCGTCGGCTGGACCCCGCACCCGATGAACATCAACATGAACATCGCCTACCTGACCGGCAGCGAAGATGTCTATGGGCCGAACGAAGGCGCGGCCACCGTATCCACGGTGACTTCGCCGGACTACGCCGAGCGTTGCCCGAACGTGAATCGACTGCTGGAAAACCTCACGTTCACCGCCGCCCAGGAAAGCCAGTTGATGGTGCCGATCATGGAGCGCCAGACCGCGCAGGATGTCGCCAGGAAATGGCTGCGTGAGCATCCCGAGGACCTTCAGCGCTGGCTGGCCGGGGTCAGCAGTTTCGATGGCAAGGACGGCGTCGCCACGGTTCAGGCCAGTTTGAACAACTGA